One window from the genome of Thermus sediminis encodes:
- a CDS encoding sigma-70 family RNA polymerase sigma factor, whose protein sequence is MGEDEGDIHLLRRVAWRDEEALLCLYRRYAPRVHGLARRILRDGHEAKDVVQETFLRIWNKAERFDPALGRPATWILTIAHRLALKRLRASERFVLWEEDGAWEPLGGEDHLERLWVTKALEALEPEERRLLELAYFQGYAHSELALLLGWPLGTVKSRLRRALAKLEGKLK, encoded by the coding sequence ATGGGCGAGGATGAAGGGGACATCCACCTCCTCCGCCGGGTGGCCTGGAGGGACGAGGAGGCCCTTCTGTGCCTTTACCGCCGTTATGCTCCTCGCGTCCACGGTCTGGCCCGGCGAATCCTCCGGGATGGGCATGAGGCCAAGGACGTGGTACAGGAAACCTTCCTGCGCATCTGGAACAAGGCAGAGCGCTTTGACCCCGCCCTGGGACGGCCCGCCACCTGGATTCTCACCATTGCCCATAGGCTTGCCCTAAAACGCCTAAGGGCTTCGGAGCGTTTCGTCCTGTGGGAAGAGGACGGGGCGTGGGAGCCCCTGGGTGGGGAGGACCATCTGGAGCGGCTTTGGGTGACCAAGGCCCTGGAAGCGTTGGAGCCGGAGGAGCGGAGGCTTTTGGAGCTCGCCTACTTCCAGGGCTACGCCCATAGCGAGCTGGCCCTGCTCTTGGGCTGGCCCTTGGGTACGGTGAAAAGCCGCCTGCGCCGCGCCTTGGCCAAGCTGGAGGGGAAGCTCAAATGA
- a CDS encoding anti-sigma factor yields the protein MIHPNPDDLVRLALDLLPEGERRGLMAHLRSCPSCRAAYQAHLEALSALVPEVPVPSSWEGDLRERLRTRPLWERRRVLVLGLSLGLVGVLAVSILGALRWWGGVSARRRFFDLAAEPGARLMPLLDPGGRQTGWALRTAQGEVLLLLKSPPPPGRVYQAWLILDGQRQSLGLSPTPLLEVGPLPEGSLVGVSVEPPGGSPAPTTPSVGRARI from the coding sequence ATGATCCACCCCAACCCAGACGACCTGGTGCGCCTGGCCCTGGACCTCCTGCCCGAGGGGGAGCGGAGGGGGCTTATGGCTCACCTGCGGTCCTGTCCCTCGTGCCGCGCCGCCTACCAGGCCCACCTCGAGGCCTTGAGCGCTCTGGTCCCCGAGGTGCCCGTGCCCTCTTCCTGGGAAGGGGACCTCCGGGAGCGCCTCCGCACCCGGCCCCTGTGGGAACGTAGACGGGTCTTAGTGCTGGGCCTTTCCCTGGGTCTCGTGGGCGTCCTTGCCGTCAGCATCCTGGGGGCGTTGCGGTGGTGGGGAGGGGTCTCTGCCCGGAGGCGGTTTTTTGACCTGGCCGCTGAGCCAGGCGCCCGGCTCATGCCCCTTTTGGACCCGGGAGGGCGGCAGACGGGCTGGGCCTTGCGCACCGCCCAAGGCGAGGTCCTGCTCCTCCTAAAGTCCCCGCCGCCCCCGGGCCGGGTCTACCAGGCCTGGCTCATCCTGGATGGGCAGCGCCAAAGCCTTGGCCTCTCCCCCACGCCCCTCTTGGAGGTGGGCCCCCTGCCCGAGGGGAGCCTGGTGGGGGTTTCGGTGGAGCCCCCCGGGGGAAGTCCCGCCCCAACCACGCCCTCCGTAGGCCGGGCGCGGATTTGA
- a CDS encoding cupin domain-containing protein — translation MERRAFLQAVGTVALSALAGRAWALVQATGEGIFRRYPGDFAGVAVPPGRPFVAQGVGETPLGTSVLIRTVKEQPLHYHRERLEVALVLRGEGRFLAAGKEVPLAPGQVVLIPPMTAHAFLGELDLLSRFSPRLMGDVVFVDQGPGPQEGVPILLTPKPPAVPQDRPFAAQGLANHPLGTVVAVATRTGQPWHYHRARDEAIYVLEGEGTAQVELKRERVGPGSLILVPAGAIHQFQGTLSFLSVFGPALMGDVVFL, via the coding sequence GTGGAGCGTAGGGCGTTTTTGCAGGCGGTAGGGACCGTAGCGCTTTCGGCCTTGGCGGGCCGGGCCTGGGCCCTGGTTCAGGCCACGGGGGAAGGGATCTTCCGCCGCTACCCTGGGGACTTTGCCGGGGTGGCCGTGCCCCCCGGCCGGCCCTTCGTCGCCCAGGGGGTGGGGGAGACCCCCTTGGGCACCTCCGTCCTCATCCGCACCGTCAAGGAGCAGCCCCTCCACTACCACCGGGAGCGGCTGGAGGTGGCCTTGGTCCTACGGGGGGAAGGGCGGTTCTTGGCTGCAGGTAAAGAGGTTCCCCTTGCTCCCGGACAAGTGGTCCTCATTCCCCCCATGACCGCACACGCCTTCCTCGGGGAGCTGGACCTCCTCTCCCGCTTTAGCCCCAGGCTCATGGGGGACGTGGTCTTCGTGGACCAGGGCCCCGGGCCCCAGGAGGGGGTTCCCATCCTCCTCACCCCCAAGCCCCCCGCCGTGCCCCAGGACCGCCCCTTCGCCGCCCAAGGCTTGGCCAACCACCCCCTGGGCACGGTGGTGGCGGTGGCCACCCGCACCGGGCAGCCCTGGCACTACCACCGCGCCCGGGACGAGGCCATCTACGTGCTGGAGGGTGAGGGAACGGCCCAGGTGGAGCTCAAGCGGGAGAGGGTGGGCCCGGGGAGCCTCATCCTGGTCCCCGCCGGGGCCATCCACCAGTTCCAGGGGACCTTGAGCTTCCTCTCCGTCTTCGGACCGGCCCTGATGGGGGATGTGGTCTTCCTATGA
- a CDS encoding cupredoxin domain-containing protein, which yields MRVSLVDVEFWPKALRVAPGATLGFVNQGQAPHTVADDQGRYDSSVPASRAEFRRTFTEPGIYAIYGRIHPYMVFSLEVEE from the coding sequence GTGCGGGTGAGCCTGGTGGACGTTGAGTTCTGGCCCAAGGCCCTGAGGGTCGCCCCGGGGGCCACCCTGGGCTTCGTGAACCAAGGCCAGGCTCCCCACACCGTGGCCGACGACCAGGGCCGCTATGACAGCAGCGTACCGGCCTCGAGGGCCGAGTTCCGCCGCACCTTCACCGAGCCCGGGATCTACGCCATCTACGGCCGGATCCACCCCTATATGGTCTTTAGCCTCGAGGTGGAAGAGTAG